From the genome of Treponema denticola:
TGGCTTAAAAAATATATACTTGAAGCCCGTACCGAGTTATTAAAACCTAAACATCCTGAAAATAGTTTAACTTCGGGTTCCGTATTTTTAAATAACCGCGGAGCTGCCTTAACCAGAAAAGGAATTTGGAAAAGAATAAATGCTCTTTCAAATTTTTCCGGTATTGAAACAAAGGTTCATACTTTAAGACATTCTTATGCCACGCATTTGCTTGCCGGAGGAGCGGATTTAAGATCCGTTCAATGTCTTTTGGGGCATTCCGATATTTCTACAACTCAAGTTTATACGCATATCGAGGATAAGTCTTTGCAAATGTATCATAATAAATTTTTTGATACTAAAAAATTAGAACGAGGTATAAAATGAAAAAAAGATTTTGTTCCGTAATAATTATTGTTTTGTCAGCTCTTATATTAGGAAGCTGTAATAAGGTTACAAGTATTCGCCGGCTTCAAGAACTGGAAGAGGGAGTCAGTAATCCTAATACTGAAGCTGAATTAAAGGAGGCTATAAGAAAATATGAAAAAAGAGTTGATGATATAATGATTGCAGAAGGACGCATAGGTATTTGGTATAAAATACTCGGTTCAAGATATATGGATCAAAAGATGTATAAAAAAGCATTAGAGGCTTTTCAATCTGCATTGGAGTATTATCCTGAAAACCAAAATTTATTTTATCAAGCAGGACTTGCTGCAAGCCTAACTGCAAAAAACTCTTTAGATTTTGAATTAACGGGAACCGATATTGAGAAAAAAAGATATTTTTCTCTTGCCGTTTCCGCTTATACCCGTGCACTTGAAATAGATCCTAAACATTCAAAGGCTGTTTATGCTCTATCGGTATTGTATATATTCGAATTAAATAGACCAGCTGAAGCAATTCCTATTTTAGAAAAAATTGCCGAGTGGGAAAAGAAGCCTATAGATCATTTATTTTTACTTGGGGCTGCTTATTATATGACGGGTGAAAATGAAAAAGCTATTGCCGTTTATGAGCACATTATCGAAATTTCAAGCAGCGCAGAAAAAAAAGCGCAAGCTGAAAATAATATTAGGGAGATTAGGAGTTCGGGAGGAAGATAAAAAATGAAGATATCCGAAAAAGAAAGTTTGTATATAGGATTATCTCATTGTTATTTTCTCAAAGGAAGGGAAAAGCTTGTTCTTTCGGAAAAGCTTGAGTCCTTATCTTCTCTTGTATCGCTTTCTATAAAGGATATTTCTGAAATTATCGGCCGGCAGGTAAGACCCAAAAAATGGGATAAAGATTTACTGAAATCCCTTACGGATTTAAGTATAAAACTTATGAGCTCATATGATATAAAGATGCTTTATTTTTATGATTCGAATTTTCCTCCGCAGCTTAGAGAGATTCCAGATCATCCATTTACCGTTTTTTATCGCGGAAGACTCCCATCAACTGAGCAGCCCATGCTTGCAATGGTAGGAACAAGGCGCCCTACAGGGGATGGAATTGAGCAAGCATTGAATTTGGGAAAAGAATCTGCCGAAAAAAATATCCCTGTCGTGTCTGGATTGGCTTTCGGTATAGATTGTTTTTCTCATAAGGGCTGTCTTGAAGGAGAAGGTAAGACCTTGGCAGTATTGGCCTGCGGGCCTGAAATGATTTATCCCCGTTCAAATAAAAAACTTGCTGCGAATATTTTAGAATCGGGCGGCTGTATTTTAAGTGAATATGCTCCGGGAACGGAACCATTGTCCTACCGCTTCCCTGAACGGAATAGAATTATTTCGGGACTTTCGCGTTCGGTTATAATTGTAGAAGCTCCAAAAAAATCGGGAGCTCTTATTACTGCGGATTTTGCATTGGAGCAAGGCAGGGATGTTTATGTATGCAGCCTTCTTCTTGATTCTTTACAAAATGAAGGCGGTAAAGCTCTTTACGAACAAGGTGCATTTGCGATAAAATCCATAGATGATATTTTACATGACTGGAAATATCCTACGGAAAATAATTTAAGAAATAATCAGCAAAATATGCTGTTTACTAATTTATAGATTATGAGGTATTGATTTATGGAAAACACGATGAATGAAACAAAAAAAACTAAACGTACTGCAAAAAAAACAAAACAGCATTGCTTGGTTATAGTCGAGTCTCCTGCAAAGGCTAAGACGATTGAAAAATATTTAGGAAGCGATTATATCGTAAGAGCTTCGATGGGACATCTGATAGATTTGCCTAAATCAAGATTGGCAATCGATATAGAACATAATTTTACTCCCGAATATATAACGGTTCGGGGCCGTGCTAAAATCTTAAAAGAATTAAAAAAGGAAGCAAAAAAATCTTCAGGCGTATTTCTTGCAAGTGATAATGATAGAGAAGGGGAGGCCATCGCCTTTCATTTACACGAAGCCTTGCTCCCTGAATGTTCTTCTCCGATAAAAAGAATAGTTTTTAACGAAATTACTCCCAATGCAATTCAAGAAGCCGTAAAAAATCCCATGGATATAGATATGGGAAAAGTTAATGCTCAAAAATCCAGAAGAGTTTTGGATAGACTGGTCGGTTATAACCTATCTCCTCTTCTTTGGCAAAAAGTAAAAAACGGATTATCGGCAGGCCGTGTTCAATCCGTTGCATTGCGTTTAATCTGCGAGCGGGAAGAAGAAGTTGAAAATTTTATTCCTGATGAATACTGGACTCTTGACGGAGATTTTAAATATGGAAAGACATCCTTTGAAGCTCAGCTTGTAAAATATAATGATAATAAGCCTGAATTAAAAAATCAAAAAGAGGTTGATGCTATTATAAAAGAATTGAGTTCTTTGCCGGCCTCGGTTTCGGATATTAAAACAACAGAGAAAAGTATTAAACCTAGACCTCCGTTTACGACTTCTACATTACAGCAGGTTGCTGCAAACAGGATAGGCTTTACATCAAAAAAGACAATGCAGGTAGCCCAGCAGCTTTATGAAGGTATTGCAGTCGGTTCTACCAGAGTCGGTTTAATTACCTATATGCGTACCGATTCTGTGAGAATTTCGGATACTGCAATAGAGGCTGTCCGTAAGTGGATAAAGGAAAATCATCCCAAGGACTTGCCTGAAAAGCAGAATATGTATGCGGCAGGAAAAAAAGCTCAGGATGCTCATGAAGCAATACGCCCCACTTATGTTGAATATA
Proteins encoded in this window:
- a CDS encoding tetratricopeptide repeat protein; translation: MKKRFCSVIIIVLSALILGSCNKVTSIRRLQELEEGVSNPNTEAELKEAIRKYEKRVDDIMIAEGRIGIWYKILGSRYMDQKMYKKALEAFQSALEYYPENQNLFYQAGLAASLTAKNSLDFELTGTDIEKKRYFSLAVSAYTRALEIDPKHSKAVYALSVLYIFELNRPAEAIPILEKIAEWEKKPIDHLFLLGAAYYMTGENEKAIAVYEHIIEISSSAEKKAQAENNIREIRSSGGR
- the dprA gene encoding DNA-processing protein DprA, whose translation is MKISEKESLYIGLSHCYFLKGREKLVLSEKLESLSSLVSLSIKDISEIIGRQVRPKKWDKDLLKSLTDLSIKLMSSYDIKMLYFYDSNFPPQLREIPDHPFTVFYRGRLPSTEQPMLAMVGTRRPTGDGIEQALNLGKESAEKNIPVVSGLAFGIDCFSHKGCLEGEGKTLAVLACGPEMIYPRSNKKLAANILESGGCILSEYAPGTEPLSYRFPERNRIISGLSRSVIIVEAPKKSGALITADFALEQGRDVYVCSLLLDSLQNEGGKALYEQGAFAIKSIDDILHDWKYPTENNLRNNQQNMLFTNL
- the topA gene encoding type I DNA topoisomerase is translated as MENTMNETKKTKRTAKKTKQHCLVIVESPAKAKTIEKYLGSDYIVRASMGHLIDLPKSRLAIDIEHNFTPEYITVRGRAKILKELKKEAKKSSGVFLASDNDREGEAIAFHLHEALLPECSSPIKRIVFNEITPNAIQEAVKNPMDIDMGKVNAQKSRRVLDRLVGYNLSPLLWQKVKNGLSAGRVQSVALRLICEREEEVENFIPDEYWTLDGDFKYGKTSFEAQLVKYNDNKPELKNQKEVDAIIKELSSLPASVSDIKTTEKSIKPRPPFTTSTLQQVAANRIGFTSKKTMQVAQQLYEGIAVGSTRVGLITYMRTDSVRISDTAIEAVRKWIKENHPKDLPEKQNMYAAGKKAQDAHEAIRPTYVEYTPAYLKEFLTRDQLRLYSLIWERFVSSQMKNAKTETASYEIKVGNAIFRAASTKITEKGFYTVTKTLISKDEKGTSLPSMKNGEAISVENLRPEQHFTQGPARYTDASIVKMLEEKGIGRPSTYAPIISVLLERYYVTRSNKQLVPTQLGRIINNLLVKNFSEIIDVNFTAGMENRLDEVAENKIEWPKLMESFYGSFKEKVDTALENVESIKGSLDEVTDIVCEKCGNKMVKKLGRFGLFLACSAFPECKNTKSIPLAKCPREGCGGDIIARKSKKRGKEFYGCTHFPECDFISHFKPINASCPKCGWFMVEKYDKKHGSYKACINPNCDYLHSIVEGVEDVEVDRSNE